The Thalassotalea psychrophila genome window below encodes:
- a CDS encoding LysR family transcriptional regulator, with protein sequence MKYVNISYIRSVETMQDSPLNNFDLNLLKIFSEVYQTQNLTLAAKKLRMTQSGVSRAMQRMRDQLEDPLFVRKGSSLEPTPRAQQIALTLPKILQDMENNFFPEQTFQPELFKGKIQIAVSGALIDALGTNIVFALNKQCPQALVQLVQWSSGTIPALEQGEINIGINHFPLPVGQNIRQIAIFKDRPVILMRNGHPLQMKELTPDVLSSASLAGMVVPELNEYQTLLAETIKNYGFHYQLRSEHIPTIFKMLQHSDLLMLTMEFAASTRPSDIIKNSINWKFPIPELSVALYFNQRDVAQPMYVWLQEIIKQVITEYREKFINHS encoded by the coding sequence ATGAAATACGTCAATATCTCTTATATTCGGAGCGTAGAAACCATGCAAGATTCACCTTTGAATAATTTTGATTTAAACTTACTCAAAATCTTTTCAGAAGTTTACCAAACACAAAACCTTACTTTGGCAGCAAAAAAACTTCGCATGACTCAATCTGGTGTAAGTAGAGCAATGCAGCGTATGCGAGATCAACTTGAAGACCCCCTCTTTGTCCGTAAAGGATCTTCGTTAGAGCCAACTCCCCGAGCACAACAAATAGCACTGACACTGCCTAAGATCTTGCAAGACATGGAAAATAATTTTTTTCCAGAACAAACATTTCAACCAGAATTGTTTAAAGGAAAGATTCAAATAGCGGTATCAGGTGCTTTAATCGATGCCTTAGGCACAAATATTGTTTTTGCGTTAAATAAACAGTGTCCACAAGCATTAGTGCAATTGGTGCAATGGTCTAGTGGTACAATCCCAGCGTTAGAACAAGGTGAGATTAATATAGGTATTAATCATTTTCCTTTGCCTGTAGGGCAAAACATTAGACAAATTGCCATATTCAAAGATAGGCCGGTAATATTAATGCGTAACGGTCATCCACTACAGATGAAAGAGTTAACCCCAGATGTACTTAGTTCTGCATCCTTAGCAGGCATGGTAGTACCAGAACTGAATGAGTATCAGACTCTATTGGCTGAAACAATTAAAAATTATGGTTTTCATTATCAACTTCGCTCTGAGCATATTCCGACAATATTTAAAATGCTGCAACACAGTGATTTATTGATGCTCACTATGGAGTTTGCTGCAAGTACGCGCCCTTCCGATATTATTAAAAACTCTATAAATTGGAAATTTCCAATTCCAGAGTTGTCTGTTGCTTTGTATTTTAATCAACGTGATGTTGCACAGCCAATGTATGTTTGGTTACAAGAAATAATTAAGCAAGTGATAACCGAATATCGGGAAAAATTTATCAATCACAGCTAG
- a CDS encoding AMP-binding protein produces MSDLNILANRIYDWTQKQPDLDVLTFVAINSQKQIVDETRTYQQLWDNGQKLAAQLKQQGLEKGDSFGIIMANHPEFVELMVASSILGTTFVPIDPRTKGDKLKYMLDYAECKGAVVANYSMDNVNQAWQGRDNWIISLNDATSVLTATNEVPDFAVESDDPLAPMQLLYTSGTTGDPKAIKSSHIKFATGASVAAVLGITQADRPYTGLSLTHANAQIVTLGAVLTLGLRGVISIKFSKSRLWDITRQYGCTWFNLLGGMTTAIYADLPKDNDADNPVRIILSAGMPKAIWADFEQRFDVKLTEFYGAAEGGLTFNPAGAGPIGSCGKSPQNLEMKILNKDDTECAAGEPGQICFKNADGTTPVVEYFKNPEASLKKTQGGWLRMGDIGHVDENGWLYFHYRDGGGIRKNGDFINPAFIEKALSELDAVYDVFVYGVLNNTGGVGEKDVVAALVLNNEHEFNADSIFDYCKEKLETSFVPSFLQIVDQIPKTASEKPQERFLLDAFDENADNIYCQPVIA; encoded by the coding sequence ATGAGCGATTTAAATATATTAGCAAACCGAATTTATGACTGGACGCAAAAGCAGCCAGACTTGGATGTATTAACGTTTGTTGCAATCAATAGTCAAAAACAGATTGTTGATGAAACCCGCACTTATCAGCAACTTTGGGATAATGGCCAAAAGTTAGCTGCTCAATTGAAACAACAAGGCTTAGAAAAAGGCGATAGCTTTGGCATCATCATGGCGAATCACCCTGAGTTTGTTGAGTTAATGGTTGCTTCATCGATTCTAGGGACGACATTCGTACCGATTGATCCACGCACTAAGGGCGACAAACTGAAGTACATGCTTGACTATGCAGAGTGTAAAGGTGCCGTTGTTGCCAATTATTCTATGGATAATGTTAACCAGGCTTGGCAAGGACGTGATAACTGGATCATCTCACTAAATGATGCAACATCGGTATTGACCGCAACCAATGAAGTACCAGATTTTGCTGTAGAAAGTGATGATCCATTGGCGCCTATGCAGCTGCTTTATACCTCAGGTACCACAGGCGATCCAAAAGCGATTAAATCATCGCATATCAAATTTGCCACGGGAGCATCCGTTGCAGCTGTTTTAGGCATAACTCAAGCTGACCGCCCTTATACTGGCTTATCTCTTACTCATGCTAATGCGCAAATTGTCACCCTTGGTGCAGTACTTACCTTAGGGTTACGTGGTGTGATAAGCATTAAATTTTCTAAATCACGCTTATGGGATATTACCCGACAATACGGTTGTACCTGGTTTAATTTATTGGGCGGTATGACAACGGCTATCTATGCCGACCTACCAAAAGATAATGATGCCGATAACCCGGTACGAATTATTTTAAGTGCGGGCATGCCAAAAGCGATTTGGGCTGACTTTGAACAACGCTTTGATGTAAAACTTACTGAGTTTTATGGGGCTGCAGAAGGTGGGTTAACCTTTAATCCAGCTGGTGCAGGACCAATAGGCAGCTGTGGTAAGTCACCTCAAAATTTAGAAATGAAAATACTAAATAAAGATGATACTGAGTGCGCCGCAGGCGAGCCAGGGCAAATCTGTTTTAAAAATGCAGATGGTACCACACCGGTTGTTGAATACTTTAAAAACCCAGAAGCATCATTGAAGAAAACCCAAGGCGGCTGGTTACGTATGGGCGATATTGGTCATGTTGATGAAAATGGTTGGTTGTATTTTCATTACCGAGATGGCGGTGGAATTCGTAAAAATGGGGACTTTATTAACCCTGCTTTTATTGAAAAAGCGCTATCTGAACTTGATGCTGTCTATGATGTTTTCGTTTATGGCGTATTAAATAATACCGGTGGTGTTGGTGAAAAAGATGTGGTTGCTGCACTTGTGTTGAATAACGAACATGAGTTCAACGCTGACAGTATTTTTGATTACTGTAAAGAAAAACTGGAAACCAGTTTTGTGCCGAGCTTTTTACAAATCGTTGATCAAATACCGAAAACGGCCTCAGAAAAACCACAAGAACGCTTTTTGTTAGATGCCTTTGATGAAAATGCCGACAACATTTACTGTCAACCAGTAATTGCGTAA
- a CDS encoding acyl-CoA dehydrogenase family protein — translation MSNYIDLPMSGLEGPLTEMEQAVQDMCHRFAVEEIRPIAVKVDEMSAQEAVAADSPVWNMLKKSKELGLSISAMMELEPNERSRLMLIACEELAWGDVGLAGMILVNQMPALYSALAGRMDMVEYCDGKLGCWGITEPDHGSDMLDPVNANVADNGKYGRANCIARIEGDKVIINGQKSAWVSGSMTAEVCALYCHVEQNGEIKPGVTVIVPLNAQGVTRGKPLDKVGFRGLNQGELYFDNVELPIEHMIIGPEDYAHQVYETLAEANVHVGNMAVGIARAAYEHALEYAHERIAGGQVIIKHQTVKYRLFHMFRKIECARAMVRRAGEYNATAPSAALQGSIAAKVTATQTAFEVASDALQIFGGNGVTKEYPMEKLLRDARASMIADGCNEFLALKGGSLLINPDLVN, via the coding sequence ATGTCAAATTATATAGATTTACCTATGAGTGGCCTTGAGGGGCCATTAACAGAAATGGAACAAGCGGTTCAAGATATGTGTCACCGTTTTGCCGTTGAAGAAATTCGCCCTATTGCCGTTAAAGTAGACGAAATGTCTGCGCAAGAGGCTGTTGCAGCAGATTCACCAGTTTGGAACATGCTTAAAAAATCAAAAGAGTTAGGTCTAAGTATATCTGCCATGATGGAACTTGAACCAAATGAACGCTCCCGCTTAATGTTGATCGCATGTGAAGAATTAGCGTGGGGTGATGTTGGTCTTGCAGGTATGATTTTAGTTAATCAAATGCCAGCATTGTATAGTGCGCTCGCAGGTCGAATGGATATGGTTGAGTATTGTGATGGCAAGTTGGGCTGTTGGGGGATTACTGAACCGGATCATGGTAGTGATATGTTAGATCCAGTTAATGCAAATGTTGCTGATAATGGAAAATATGGCCGCGCGAACTGTATAGCCCGTATTGAAGGCGATAAAGTGATCATTAACGGTCAAAAGTCAGCCTGGGTATCGGGCTCGATGACAGCTGAAGTATGTGCATTGTATTGCCACGTAGAACAAAATGGTGAAATAAAGCCTGGGGTGACGGTGATTGTACCGCTTAATGCACAGGGTGTTACACGAGGTAAACCACTTGATAAAGTTGGTTTTAGAGGCCTAAATCAAGGCGAACTTTATTTTGATAATGTTGAGTTACCAATAGAGCATATGATCATCGGTCCTGAAGATTATGCTCATCAGGTTTATGAAACACTGGCTGAAGCAAATGTGCACGTTGGTAATATGGCTGTAGGTATTGCTCGCGCTGCGTATGAACACGCTCTTGAATATGCTCACGAACGTATCGCTGGTGGACAAGTGATCATTAAACATCAAACAGTAAAATATCGTTTATTTCATATGTTCCGTAAGATTGAATGCGCGCGCGCTATGGTTAGACGTGCTGGTGAATATAATGCCACAGCACCATCTGCTGCTTTACAAGGCTCTATTGCTGCAAAAGTAACAGCAACTCAAACTGCGTTTGAAGTAGCCAGTGATGCCTTGCAAATTTTTGGTGGTAATGGGGTTACCAAAGAATACCCAATGGAAAAACTATTACGTGACGCCAGAGCTTCAATGATTGCTGATGGTTGTAATGAGTTTCTTGCGCTTAAAGGTGGGTCTTTACTAATCAACCCTGATTTAGTGAATTAA
- a CDS encoding saccharopine dehydrogenase family protein codes for MSQQTRVLIYGASGYTGKLVAEQLAKRNIPFYMAGRTQAKLEKAITVVDARLEEQGLNVRCKAEVAVAQNTLEELVPLFQKVDVVINVAGPFMQVAWPIVEAALEANCHYLDTTGEQDWTDAIRAKFGNEYEEKGLLLSPANSYMWAAGALAAEVVLETEGVDSLDICYQIDNGLPSEASTKSFLRMVCNGVSQYYLEQNEYVAWPNDVKHMVAVPHRNALLGAHPWGGACEPIWFKDDPRVRNCKVLTAIGEQLIDPVIAGIKAYNEQAAHLPAAEREAWTNALGDSMMAYEPEKDCLDVQRSVITCYGQGRQVTTSLSLNLSAPYTWTGDICAEGAERLLNGQLKKAGFQSAAQAFGHRELLTRFHELGFCSLPA; via the coding sequence ATGAGTCAACAAACAAGAGTTTTAATATATGGTGCCAGCGGTTATACCGGTAAGTTAGTTGCAGAGCAATTAGCTAAGCGTAATATTCCATTTTATATGGCTGGTCGAACTCAGGCTAAATTAGAAAAAGCCATTACCGTTGTCGATGCTCGTTTAGAAGAGCAGGGCTTAAACGTTCGTTGTAAAGCCGAAGTCGCTGTTGCCCAGAATACTCTTGAAGAGTTGGTGCCATTGTTTCAAAAAGTAGATGTGGTGATCAACGTCGCGGGACCATTTATGCAAGTAGCATGGCCAATTGTAGAAGCGGCATTAGAAGCTAATTGTCATTACCTTGATACAACAGGTGAGCAAGATTGGACCGACGCGATTCGTGCTAAGTTTGGCAATGAGTATGAAGAAAAAGGTTTATTGTTAAGCCCGGCTAACTCTTACATGTGGGCTGCAGGTGCATTAGCAGCTGAAGTGGTACTTGAAACTGAGGGTGTAGACTCTTTGGACATTTGCTACCAAATTGATAACGGTTTACCGTCTGAAGCATCAACTAAGTCATTCTTACGTATGGTTTGTAATGGCGTATCACAGTATTACTTAGAGCAAAATGAATATGTAGCCTGGCCTAATGATGTAAAACATATGGTAGCCGTGCCACATCGCAATGCATTACTGGGCGCTCATCCATGGGGTGGTGCGTGTGAACCAATTTGGTTTAAAGATGATCCACGAGTTCGCAACTGCAAAGTATTAACCGCAATTGGTGAGCAATTAATCGATCCTGTTATTGCAGGAATTAAGGCATATAACGAACAAGCTGCACATTTACCCGCCGCTGAACGTGAAGCATGGACCAACGCCTTAGGTGATTCAATGATGGCTTATGAGCCAGAAAAAGATTGTTTAGATGTGCAGCGTAGTGTTATCACTTGTTACGGTCAGGGACGTCAGGTTACTACTTCTTTATCTTTAAACTTATCAGCTCCTTATACTTGGACGGGTGATATTTGTGCTGAAGGCGCAGAGCGTTTATTAAACGGTCAGTTGAAAAAAGCCGGCTTCCAGTCAGCAGCACAAGCCTTTGGTCACCGAGAATTATTAACTAGGTTCCATGAACTTGGTTTCTGTAGCTTACCTGCGTAA
- a CDS encoding glucose 1-dehydrogenase encodes MSERLINKVVLVTGGGSGIGEAICMQFSNNGAVVVVSDVNEHSAEKVACTIRNNGGKATALKLDVSCEDNWDVVIAQIKIQQGKLDVLVNNAGIGLPGNVEDQSMEDWQLTEKINVHGVFLGMQKSIAMMKVNGGGNIINISSIDGLVGDAMAIAYNASKGSVRLMTKSAALHCAKKQYGIRVNSVHPGYILTPLVQEQMLEAEPAWRDEYIEQKVSRVPMGQMGQPDDIAHGCVYLASDEAKYVTGAEIVIDGGFTAT; translated from the coding sequence ATGAGTGAGAGATTAATAAATAAAGTTGTCTTGGTTACTGGTGGTGGCTCAGGTATTGGCGAAGCCATTTGCATGCAATTTTCGAATAATGGTGCTGTTGTCGTAGTATCTGATGTTAACGAACACAGCGCGGAAAAAGTTGCCTGTACAATCAGAAATAATGGCGGTAAAGCCACGGCGTTAAAACTGGATGTTAGCTGTGAAGATAACTGGGATGTAGTAATAGCCCAAATCAAAATCCAACAAGGTAAACTTGATGTATTAGTTAATAATGCTGGCATTGGTTTGCCGGGGAATGTTGAAGATCAATCCATGGAAGACTGGCAACTTACTGAAAAAATAAACGTACACGGTGTATTTTTAGGCATGCAAAAATCAATTGCCATGATGAAAGTCAATGGTGGCGGTAATATTATTAATATTTCATCGATTGATGGTTTAGTCGGCGATGCTATGGCAATTGCTTACAACGCATCAAAAGGGTCGGTTCGCTTAATGACTAAATCGGCCGCTTTACATTGTGCGAAAAAACAATATGGCATTAGAGTAAATTCGGTTCACCCTGGTTATATTCTTACCCCATTAGTTCAGGAGCAGATGCTTGAAGCCGAACCAGCCTGGCGTGACGAGTATATTGAACAAAAAGTATCAAGAGTGCCAATGGGACAAATGGGGCAGCCTGATGATATCGCTCATGGCTGTGTTTATCTTGCCTCTGATGAAGCAAAATATGTTACTGGAGCAGAAATAGTTATTGATGGTGGCTTTACTGCTACTTAA
- a CDS encoding helix-turn-helix domain-containing protein: protein MNRMSQLTHSVRSLEILREFLEKRGISIETTLKKVGFDPFVIYENDNRICIKEELEFYRYLLKLTEDPYLGLALGQEYTLPRYGIWGFTLLSAPSLQAAMKDAVKYIALTYSYFQYKITVDDEHTIIEATPFYDYSDCLQVLADRDLASYKVCLDKITGRRDTIARLVFPQSFSANINKYQEFYGCPIDISGDCYQVFIKNERVTAPLPNSNDETYKLCSERCAQQDKNLASFGGMTQKVKELLLNSQGSLPSIEVVARSFNISSRTLRRRLTDEGNGFNNIVQQVRFDLAKEYLKSTDIKIEDIAFILNFKDPGNFTNAFKGWSGKSPSKYRQELFNI from the coding sequence ATGAATAGAATGTCACAATTAACACATTCAGTGCGAAGCTTGGAGATATTGCGTGAATTCCTTGAAAAGCGCGGCATTTCAATAGAGACCACACTAAAGAAAGTGGGTTTCGACCCTTTTGTTATATACGAAAATGACAACAGGATCTGTATAAAAGAAGAATTAGAGTTTTATCGATATTTACTGAAACTAACGGAAGATCCCTATCTGGGGCTGGCATTAGGTCAGGAATATACTTTACCGCGTTATGGCATTTGGGGGTTTACCCTATTGAGTGCGCCATCGTTGCAAGCGGCGATGAAAGATGCGGTAAAATACATCGCACTTACTTATTCTTATTTTCAGTATAAAATAACCGTTGACGACGAACATACCATTATAGAGGCTACGCCGTTCTATGATTATTCTGACTGCCTACAAGTTCTGGCTGACCGGGATCTTGCCTCTTATAAGGTCTGTTTAGATAAAATAACAGGTCGACGAGATACCATCGCCCGACTCGTCTTTCCGCAAAGTTTTTCCGCTAATATTAACAAGTATCAAGAATTTTATGGCTGCCCGATCGATATTAGCGGTGATTGTTATCAAGTATTCATAAAAAATGAACGAGTGACTGCACCATTACCAAACAGTAATGACGAGACTTATAAGCTTTGTTCAGAACGTTGTGCGCAGCAAGATAAAAACTTAGCCAGCTTCGGTGGCATGACTCAAAAAGTAAAGGAGCTATTATTAAACTCGCAAGGGAGTCTACCGAGCATAGAGGTGGTTGCACGCAGTTTTAACATCTCTTCGCGTACATTACGTCGGCGATTAACTGACGAAGGCAATGGCTTTAATAATATCGTCCAGCAAGTCAGGTTTGATCTCGCCAAAGAGTACCTTAAATCAACCGATATCAAAATCGAAGATATTGCCTTTATCCTTAATTTCAAAGACCCAGGCAACTTTACTAACGCATTTAAAGGCTGGAGTGGTAAATCTCCTTCTAAATATCGCCAGGAACTGTTTAATATTTAG
- a CDS encoding SDR family oxidoreductase: MKTVFITGAGAGIGQETARMFAKQGWFVGLYDINIDAVQALHQEIGESNSCFGHCDVTEFGSIEQAISEFSQHSNGTMHAFINNAGVLFGGEFIDVPMVQHELTIDINIKGLTYCSKAAFELLKATPNSRLINLCSVSSLHGIPSLSTYSSSKFYVKGFTEALSIEWQQHDIQVSSVMPSFVKTGMLQGVPPQLMEKLGVSQSPQNIANEIYSMTDSSMIHRVVSLKGKLIRLLVNICSDKINRTLFRYISGYNTK; this comes from the coding sequence ATGAAAACGGTTTTTATTACAGGAGCAGGCGCCGGTATCGGACAGGAAACTGCTCGCATGTTTGCTAAGCAAGGTTGGTTTGTTGGCTTGTACGACATTAACATCGATGCGGTTCAAGCACTACATCAAGAAATTGGTGAAAGTAACAGTTGTTTTGGTCATTGTGATGTGACTGAATTTGGTTCAATCGAACAAGCTATCAGTGAATTTTCACAGCATAGCAATGGCACCATGCATGCGTTTATAAATAACGCCGGTGTGTTGTTTGGCGGTGAATTTATCGATGTACCAATGGTGCAACATGAGCTAACCATTGATATTAATATCAAAGGCTTAACTTACTGTTCTAAAGCAGCCTTTGAGCTATTAAAAGCAACGCCAAACAGCCGATTAATCAATTTATGCTCAGTATCAAGTTTGCATGGTATTCCGTCGTTAAGTACGTATAGCTCAAGTAAGTTTTACGTAAAAGGTTTCACTGAAGCGTTAAGTATTGAATGGCAACAACATGATATTCAAGTCTCTTCGGTTATGCCTTCGTTTGTAAAAACCGGCATGCTGCAAGGTGTACCGCCGCAATTAATGGAAAAATTAGGGGTATCACAAAGCCCACAAAATATAGCCAACGAAATCTACAGCATGACAGATAGCTCAATGATCCATAGGGTTGTTTCCCTCAAGGGAAAACTGATCCGGTTATTAGTAAATATTTGCAGTGATAAAATCAATCGTACTCTGTTTCGTTATATTTCAGGCTACAACACCAAATAA
- a CDS encoding acyl-CoA dehydrogenase family protein: MIPRTLFDSDMELFRDTVRKFLVKEATPRHESWEAQKFVDRDFWQKAGEQGMLCPQLPEQYGGFGVDYRYNCIVDEEIGRAGLSGLIGFLMHSNIVCEYILNYGNEQQKQKYLAQMVSGEAIGALAMSEPGAGSDVKSIKTTAVDHGEYYLLNGSKTFITNGFCSDIIVVAVKTDPEAGSRGVSLFIVEAGMAGFEKGQKLHKAGSHACDTAELFFQDVKVPKENLLGEEGKGFYYLMNDLAQERLAIAVNGQAVAESVLEQTIEYVQERKAFGKEVASFQNTRFKIAEMDTELSVARVYLDRCIELHLQKQLCGTEAAKLKLHITDLQCKVLDECVQLHGGYGYMWEYPVTRAWADSRAQRIYAGSNEIMKEIISREIFSR; this comes from the coding sequence ATGATACCAAGAACCCTATTTGATTCAGATATGGAACTATTTCGCGACACAGTACGTAAATTCCTTGTTAAGGAAGCTACTCCTCGACACGAAAGCTGGGAAGCGCAAAAATTTGTCGATAGAGATTTTTGGCAAAAAGCTGGAGAACAGGGCATGTTATGCCCACAATTACCTGAACAATATGGTGGTTTTGGCGTTGATTATCGTTACAACTGCATTGTGGATGAGGAGATTGGCCGTGCAGGTTTAAGTGGTTTAATTGGCTTTTTGATGCATTCAAACATCGTATGTGAATATATCCTCAATTACGGTAATGAACAGCAAAAACAAAAATACCTGGCTCAAATGGTCAGTGGTGAGGCCATAGGTGCGCTTGCCATGAGTGAACCCGGTGCTGGTTCAGATGTAAAATCAATAAAAACGACGGCAGTTGATCATGGCGAATATTATTTGCTCAATGGTTCAAAAACCTTTATTACCAATGGTTTTTGCTCTGATATCATCGTAGTTGCGGTTAAAACGGATCCTGAGGCAGGTTCACGTGGTGTTAGCCTGTTCATTGTCGAAGCGGGTATGGCCGGCTTTGAAAAAGGCCAGAAATTACATAAAGCCGGCTCGCATGCTTGTGATACCGCAGAGTTGTTTTTCCAGGACGTTAAAGTGCCAAAAGAAAACTTGTTAGGAGAAGAGGGTAAAGGCTTTTATTATCTGATGAACGATTTGGCACAAGAACGTTTGGCAATTGCGGTGAATGGTCAGGCCGTTGCTGAATCTGTTCTTGAACAAACCATTGAATATGTGCAAGAACGCAAAGCCTTTGGCAAAGAAGTTGCCAGTTTTCAAAATACCCGTTTCAAAATTGCCGAAATGGACACTGAACTTTCGGTAGCCCGTGTCTATTTGGATAGATGTATAGAGTTACACTTGCAAAAGCAACTCTGTGGTACTGAAGCTGCCAAACTTAAGTTACATATTACCGACTTGCAATGCAAAGTACTTGATGAATGTGTGCAACTTCATGGTGGCTACGGTTATATGTGGGAATACCCGGTTACTCGGGCCTGGGCAGATTCGCGTGCGCAGCGTATCTATGCAGGCTCTAATGAAATTATGAAAGAAATAATCTCTCGTGAAATCTTTAGTCGATAA
- a CDS encoding thiolase family protein: MKMNCYIAGVGMTKFGKHLETPLKTLAGQAITAAIKDSGLTQEDLDAAYMGNAAGGVVQGQEMISGQVALRELGIGKIPVINVENACATSSTAFNQACTMITAGIYDVVLVCGFEKLVHQDKARSFAAFDGAVDIENANGMKGTLQKLADKAGEELDPNAGITRSVFMDIYSLMSIAHMKNYGTTQAQIAAVTAKNSYHGSLNPRAQFQQEVSVDDVLESRDIISPLTLPMCSPLGDGAAALVLVSEKKAKQMALAKPIKVLSSVLMSGDDSLEDVSGTAAKVAYTEANITPSDLDLVELHDASAFSEISGYEYLGLCEKGQGGKLIESGDTKLGGRIPVNVSGGLLRKGHPIGATGAAQIVELTEQLRGQSGLRQVNNAKVGLAHNGGGLIGVDAAAAVISILAAE, translated from the coding sequence ATGAAAATGAATTGTTATATTGCTGGTGTAGGTATGACCAAATTTGGTAAACACCTAGAAACGCCACTGAAAACATTAGCCGGTCAAGCCATTACAGCAGCTATTAAAGACTCGGGTCTAACTCAAGAAGATTTAGATGCAGCTTACATGGGGAATGCAGCCGGTGGCGTTGTTCAAGGCCAAGAAATGATCAGTGGTCAAGTCGCTTTACGTGAATTGGGCATTGGTAAAATACCTGTGATAAACGTAGAAAATGCCTGTGCAACGTCATCTACAGCATTTAATCAAGCGTGTACGATGATTACTGCCGGTATTTATGATGTTGTTCTCGTGTGTGGTTTTGAAAAACTTGTACACCAAGATAAAGCACGCAGTTTTGCCGCCTTTGATGGTGCTGTTGATATTGAAAATGCAAATGGCATGAAGGGGACATTACAAAAACTTGCTGATAAAGCCGGTGAAGAATTAGATCCTAATGCGGGTATTACCCGCTCGGTATTTATGGATATCTATTCGTTAATGTCCATTGCCCACATGAAAAACTATGGCACAACGCAAGCACAAATAGCTGCAGTAACGGCGAAAAACTCATATCACGGTAGTTTAAATCCACGCGCCCAATTTCAACAAGAAGTATCAGTAGATGATGTACTTGAATCTAGAGACATTATTTCCCCGCTTACACTGCCTATGTGTTCTCCATTAGGGGATGGCGCTGCCGCACTCGTACTGGTCAGTGAGAAAAAAGCGAAACAAATGGCATTGGCGAAACCGATAAAAGTTTTATCGTCGGTATTAATGTCTGGTGATGATTCACTTGAAGATGTTAGTGGCACTGCTGCAAAGGTAGCTTATACAGAAGCAAACATAACGCCATCCGATTTAGATTTAGTCGAGCTGCATGATGCCTCTGCTTTTTCAGAAATATCTGGCTATGAGTATCTAGGTTTATGTGAAAAAGGCCAAGGCGGTAAATTAATTGAGTCTGGCGATACTAAATTAGGTGGTCGTATTCCGGTCAATGTATCGGGCGGTTTATTACGTAAAGGTCACCCAATTGGTGCCACAGGTGCCGCACAAATTGTTGAGTTAACTGAACAGTTACGTGGTCAATCTGGATTGCGTCAAGTTAACAATGCCAAAGTGGGGCTTGCCCATAATGGTGGTGGCTTAATTGGTGTAGATGCTGCAGCGGCAGTTATCAGCATATTAGCTGCGGAGTAA